Proteins encoded within one genomic window of Apis mellifera strain DH4 linkage group LG1, Amel_HAv3.1, whole genome shotgun sequence:
- the LOC551208 gene encoding 3-hydroxyisobutyrate dehydrogenase, mitochondrial isoform X1 yields MLANAISTLDMKTGMTKKGKRCFSRIGFIGLGNMGSHMARNILKKGYKLIVFDVNESAMSNLTDIGADRASSPAEMAKDVEVIVSMLPSNQHVLDVYNLKNGLLSSAKRNSLLIDSSTIDPFVSQTLAKEAKKLGLNFLDSPVSGGINAAKDGTLTFMVGGSKENFELAKTLLNCMGSRIIHCGDVGMGQAAKLCNNMLLGISMIGTAEAFNLGQKLGLDSKILTDIINSSSGKCWSSELYNPVPGILKNAPSSKNYEGGFGVTLMAKDLGLAQSVATKVEATIPLGSLAHQIYRAIIVQGFANKDFSYVYQFFKG; encoded by the exons ATGCTAGCAAACGCGATATCCACCTTGGATATGAAAACGGGGATGACGAAAAAAG GAAAAAGATGTTTTTCACGAATTGGTTTCATCGGTTTGGGTAATATGGGTAGTCACATGGCAAGAAACATTTTAAAGaag ggaTACAAATTAATTGTCTTCGATGTTAACGAATCAGCGATGTCCAATTTGACAGATATAGGCGCTGACAGAGCTTCTAGTCCTGCTGAGATGGCAAAAGATGTTGAAGTGATTGTTTCAATGTTGCCATCTAACCAACATGTTCTGGACGTTTACAACCTTAAAAATGGTCTATTGAG tTCAGCAAAAAGGAACAGTCTTCTGATCGATAGTAGTACAATAGATCCGTTTGTGTCTCAAACGTTGGCCAAAGAGGCTAAAAAATTGGgccttaattttttagatagtCCAGTATCCGGAG gtaTAAACGCAGCCAAAGATGGTACGTTAACGTTCATGGTTGGAGGttccaaagaaaattttgaacttGCCAAGACTCTTCTCAATTGTATGGGATCCAGGATAATACACTGTGGAGATGTGGGGATGGGGCAAGCAGCGAAATTGTGTAATAATATGCTTTTAGGTATTAGCATGATTGGTACTGCTGAAGCTTTCAATCTTGGGCAAAA atTAGGTTTagattccaaaattttaactGATATTATCAATTCGAGTAGCGGGAAATGCTGGTCTTCCGAGCTGTACAATCCTGTTCCAGGTATTCTTAAAAACGCACCTAGTTCTAAAAACTATgag GGTGGTTTTGGAGTCACTTTAATGGCCAAAGATTTAGGACTAGCACAGTCTGTTGCGACTAAAGTAGAAGCAACTATTCCCTTAGGTTCTTTAGCGCATCAAATTTATAGGGCAATTATCGTTCAAGGATTTGCAAATAAAGACTTTAGTTacgtttatcaattttttaaaggttga
- the LOC725724 gene encoding uncharacterized protein LOC725724 isoform X2: protein MNVKSWITDHNFTEIINLSFSISKCCNVLLSDSTEDSEIFFDRFRTIYPYDYFLKRNTNEYEEECDGYLLLGSRDHEIMEFIRKIPSLLWKTEILIIVDNDISIDSNILDNSIYGIASVNIVSTSGIWKLSDNYLSPRVFYKLDRYEEIKIDENINFRGQELQVCSIYNPPMAYMNHTIRKTINGFEAEVYAMDNDLDWDGIEMRLFLIMAEKLNFTWTIRKPEGNYTYGKRFNETYWIGGIIQMLVDQKVDIAFASIWMTLDQNKFVTLSMPWYDVYLHFLVPRPHRTTSFWALKKPFSKKIWCLLLSALLLHSLYTYVRSWIDSKFPKRYRNFLITFIDLIGYLLSSSVPKTAVPNRVQILLWQTVGWLIIAAYCSSLAARLATWEYESRIDTFKQFVEANLSWGKSGQPPPFDDYFDLSDPHSAQLRNRYRQIENNTQLEKFIMEGNYAILGKIIETCFVPTDYITTESLKNYRLMRESLGHFYASFAIQPRLLKPINKMILWLKESGIVIWHLRDVIRRRGNYNFREVFIERDRYDGSVQVLGLTPLGAGFSLLLVGFFIATLVFCLELKHFVGKMCDLRILINRKHDS, encoded by the exons ATGAATGTCAAGTCATGGATCACGGATCACAATTTTACAGAGATCATCAACTTGTCGTTTTCCATTTCTAAATGTTGCAACGTTCTTTTAAGCG attCAACGGAAGATTCGGagatatttttcgatcgattcagaACCATCTATCCgtacgattattttttgaaacggAACACGAACGAGTACGAGGAAGAATGCGACGGTTATCTTTTGCTAGGATCGCGCGACCACGAAATAATGGAGTTTATcagaaa GATACCGTCTTTATTGTGGAAAACAGAAATTCTAATCATTGTGGATAATGATATTTCTATCGACTCCAACATTCTTGATAATTCCATTTATGGAATCGCAAGTGTAAATATTGTTTCTACGTCCGGTATATGGAAATTATCCGACAATTACTTGAGTCCGCGAGTATTTTATAAGCTTGATAG atacgAGGAAATAAAGATCGacgagaatattaattttcgcgGACAAGAATTACAAGTTTGCAGTATTTATAATCCACCTATGGCTTACATGAACCACACGATTCGGAAAACGATCAATGGTTTCGAAGCCGAAGTGTACGCGATGGATAACG attTGGACTGGGACGGTATCGAGATGAGATTGTTCTTAATAATggcggaaaaattaaatttcacgtgGACCATAAGGAAACCAGAGGGGAATTACAC ATACGGGAAACGATTCAACGAGACGTATTGGATTGGCGGTATCATACAAATGTTAGTCGATCAAaag GTGGATATCGCGTTTGCTAGCATTTGGATGACACTGGATCAGAATAAATTCGTTACATTGTCGATGCCTTGGTACGACGTGTATCTCCACTTCTTGGTGCCCCGTCCACACCGAACCACAAGTTTCTGGGCGTTGAAGAAACCGTTCTCCAAGAAAATTTGGTGCCTGCTTCTGTCCGCGTTGCTGCTGCACAGCCTTTACACTTACGTTCGTTCGTGGATCGACTCTAAATTTCCAAAAC gatatcgaaattttctaattacttTCATCGATTTAATTGGATATTTGTTAAGCAGCTCGGTGCCAAAGACCGCTGTACCGAACAGGGTACAAATACTTCTCTGGCAGACCGTTGGCTGGTTAATAATAGCTGCATATTGCAGTAGTCTCGCTGCTAGACTTGCAACTTGGGAATATGAGAGCAG GATCGATACGTTCAAGCAATTCGTCGAGGCGAATTTATCATGGGGGAAATCTGGTCAACCGCCACCTTTTGACGATTATTTTGATCTTAGT gACCCACACTCGGCTCAATTGAGAAACAGATATCgtcaaatagaaaataatacgcAACtggagaaatttataatggaaGGTAATTATGCGATTCTGggcaaaataattgaaacctGTTTCGTCCCAACAGATTATATAACGACCGAAAGTCTTAAG AATTATAGATTGATGAGAGAATCGTTGGGACACTTTTACGCCTCTTTCGCGATTCAACCACGGCTATTAAAGcctataaataaa ATGATTCTATGGTTGAAGGAAAGCGGTATCGTCATTTGGCATTTACGAGATGTTATACGAAGACgaggtaattataattttcgtgaAGTTTTCATTGAACGTGACAGATACGATGGGAGCGTACAAGTTCTCGGATTGACGCCGCTTGGCGCCGGATTTTCACTTTTACTCGTCGGATTTTTTATAGCTACGCTGGTATTTTGTTTAGAGTTGAAACACTTTGTTGGGAAAATGTGCGACCTTCGCattcttataaatagaaaacatGATTCATag
- the LOC551208 gene encoding 3-hydroxyisobutyrate dehydrogenase, mitochondrial isoform X3: MRDKCTKGKRCFSRIGFIGLGNMGSHMARNILKKGYKLIVFDVNESAMSNLTDIGADRASSPAEMAKDVEVIVSMLPSNQHVLDVYNLKNGLLSSAKRNSLLIDSSTIDPFVSQTLAKEAKKLGLNFLDSPVSGGINAAKDGTLTFMVGGSKENFELAKTLLNCMGSRIIHCGDVGMGQAAKLCNNMLLGISMIGTAEAFNLGQKLGLDSKILTDIINSSSGKCWSSELYNPVPGILKNAPSSKNYEGGFGVTLMAKDLGLAQSVATKVEATIPLGSLAHQIYRAIIVQGFANKDFSYVYQFFKG, from the exons ATGAGAGATAAATGTACGAAAG GAAAAAGATGTTTTTCACGAATTGGTTTCATCGGTTTGGGTAATATGGGTAGTCACATGGCAAGAAACATTTTAAAGaag ggaTACAAATTAATTGTCTTCGATGTTAACGAATCAGCGATGTCCAATTTGACAGATATAGGCGCTGACAGAGCTTCTAGTCCTGCTGAGATGGCAAAAGATGTTGAAGTGATTGTTTCAATGTTGCCATCTAACCAACATGTTCTGGACGTTTACAACCTTAAAAATGGTCTATTGAG tTCAGCAAAAAGGAACAGTCTTCTGATCGATAGTAGTACAATAGATCCGTTTGTGTCTCAAACGTTGGCCAAAGAGGCTAAAAAATTGGgccttaattttttagatagtCCAGTATCCGGAG gtaTAAACGCAGCCAAAGATGGTACGTTAACGTTCATGGTTGGAGGttccaaagaaaattttgaacttGCCAAGACTCTTCTCAATTGTATGGGATCCAGGATAATACACTGTGGAGATGTGGGGATGGGGCAAGCAGCGAAATTGTGTAATAATATGCTTTTAGGTATTAGCATGATTGGTACTGCTGAAGCTTTCAATCTTGGGCAAAA atTAGGTTTagattccaaaattttaactGATATTATCAATTCGAGTAGCGGGAAATGCTGGTCTTCCGAGCTGTACAATCCTGTTCCAGGTATTCTTAAAAACGCACCTAGTTCTAAAAACTATgag GGTGGTTTTGGAGTCACTTTAATGGCCAAAGATTTAGGACTAGCACAGTCTGTTGCGACTAAAGTAGAAGCAACTATTCCCTTAGGTTCTTTAGCGCATCAAATTTATAGGGCAATTATCGTTCAAGGATTTGCAAATAAAGACTTTAGTTacgtttatcaattttttaaaggttga
- the LOC725724 gene encoding uncharacterized protein LOC725724 isoform X1 has product MRIYNIFIHSLVSSVIGFSEDLLLAMNVKSWITDHNFTEIINLSFSISKCCNVLLSDSTEDSEIFFDRFRTIYPYDYFLKRNTNEYEEECDGYLLLGSRDHEIMEFIRKIPSLLWKTEILIIVDNDISIDSNILDNSIYGIASVNIVSTSGIWKLSDNYLSPRVFYKLDRYEEIKIDENINFRGQELQVCSIYNPPMAYMNHTIRKTINGFEAEVYAMDNDLDWDGIEMRLFLIMAEKLNFTWTIRKPEGNYTYGKRFNETYWIGGIIQMLVDQKVDIAFASIWMTLDQNKFVTLSMPWYDVYLHFLVPRPHRTTSFWALKKPFSKKIWCLLLSALLLHSLYTYVRSWIDSKFPKRYRNFLITFIDLIGYLLSSSVPKTAVPNRVQILLWQTVGWLIIAAYCSSLAARLATWEYESRIDTFKQFVEANLSWGKSGQPPPFDDYFDLSDPHSAQLRNRYRQIENNTQLEKFIMEGNYAILGKIIETCFVPTDYITTESLKNYRLMRESLGHFYASFAIQPRLLKPINKMILWLKESGIVIWHLRDVIRRRGNYNFREVFIERDRYDGSVQVLGLTPLGAGFSLLLVGFFIATLVFCLELKHFVGKMCDLRILINRKHDS; this is encoded by the exons atgaggatttataatatatttattcatagccTCGTTTCGTCGGTGATAGGTTTCAgtgaagatttattattagcaATGAATGTCAAGTCATGGATCACGGATCACAATTTTACAGAGATCATCAACTTGTCGTTTTCCATTTCTAAATGTTGCAACGTTCTTTTAAGCG attCAACGGAAGATTCGGagatatttttcgatcgattcagaACCATCTATCCgtacgattattttttgaaacggAACACGAACGAGTACGAGGAAGAATGCGACGGTTATCTTTTGCTAGGATCGCGCGACCACGAAATAATGGAGTTTATcagaaa GATACCGTCTTTATTGTGGAAAACAGAAATTCTAATCATTGTGGATAATGATATTTCTATCGACTCCAACATTCTTGATAATTCCATTTATGGAATCGCAAGTGTAAATATTGTTTCTACGTCCGGTATATGGAAATTATCCGACAATTACTTGAGTCCGCGAGTATTTTATAAGCTTGATAG atacgAGGAAATAAAGATCGacgagaatattaattttcgcgGACAAGAATTACAAGTTTGCAGTATTTATAATCCACCTATGGCTTACATGAACCACACGATTCGGAAAACGATCAATGGTTTCGAAGCCGAAGTGTACGCGATGGATAACG attTGGACTGGGACGGTATCGAGATGAGATTGTTCTTAATAATggcggaaaaattaaatttcacgtgGACCATAAGGAAACCAGAGGGGAATTACAC ATACGGGAAACGATTCAACGAGACGTATTGGATTGGCGGTATCATACAAATGTTAGTCGATCAAaag GTGGATATCGCGTTTGCTAGCATTTGGATGACACTGGATCAGAATAAATTCGTTACATTGTCGATGCCTTGGTACGACGTGTATCTCCACTTCTTGGTGCCCCGTCCACACCGAACCACAAGTTTCTGGGCGTTGAAGAAACCGTTCTCCAAGAAAATTTGGTGCCTGCTTCTGTCCGCGTTGCTGCTGCACAGCCTTTACACTTACGTTCGTTCGTGGATCGACTCTAAATTTCCAAAAC gatatcgaaattttctaattacttTCATCGATTTAATTGGATATTTGTTAAGCAGCTCGGTGCCAAAGACCGCTGTACCGAACAGGGTACAAATACTTCTCTGGCAGACCGTTGGCTGGTTAATAATAGCTGCATATTGCAGTAGTCTCGCTGCTAGACTTGCAACTTGGGAATATGAGAGCAG GATCGATACGTTCAAGCAATTCGTCGAGGCGAATTTATCATGGGGGAAATCTGGTCAACCGCCACCTTTTGACGATTATTTTGATCTTAGT gACCCACACTCGGCTCAATTGAGAAACAGATATCgtcaaatagaaaataatacgcAACtggagaaatttataatggaaGGTAATTATGCGATTCTGggcaaaataattgaaacctGTTTCGTCCCAACAGATTATATAACGACCGAAAGTCTTAAG AATTATAGATTGATGAGAGAATCGTTGGGACACTTTTACGCCTCTTTCGCGATTCAACCACGGCTATTAAAGcctataaataaa ATGATTCTATGGTTGAAGGAAAGCGGTATCGTCATTTGGCATTTACGAGATGTTATACGAAGACgaggtaattataattttcgtgaAGTTTTCATTGAACGTGACAGATACGATGGGAGCGTACAAGTTCTCGGATTGACGCCGCTTGGCGCCGGATTTTCACTTTTACTCGTCGGATTTTTTATAGCTACGCTGGTATTTTGTTTAGAGTTGAAACACTTTGTTGGGAAAATGTGCGACCTTCGCattcttataaatagaaaacatGATTCATag
- the LOC408641 gene encoding uncharacterized protein LOC408641 codes for MTDKKHIYDVQPATVDEHFQLLLNCKEEIDPKFVKVTPDNLPEWYDEKLFKKGQKLCMDYLLTIIAANLSGLIAILAVPDILEILVDSKNNITVPISYKRYMQTILHIYALHKTELFSPDLLWFKAINAIRWRHSNATRKRIQKGLNGIYQKDMAITQFGFIGYVFLVPEKLGMTNIEKYLSGFNHYWQIIGYLLGISDRMNICRKTIAETRELCKKIQNEIIAKHLNDPHPEYMKYVTNVTKGIWYMDVSVNHDTLLYLTYDLTGLKYKKPLSWYSYLNLKYRQFVIYMYDKPYIGFVVRMIYNKIVVITLWMVVNFPILPWILFGKERKSLTLYPNL; via the exons ATGACGGATAAAAAACATATCTACGATg ttCAACCAGCAACGGTAGACGAACATTTTCAATtgcttttaaattgtaaagaagaaattgaccCCAAATTTGTGAAAGTGACACCAGATAATCTACCAGAATGgtacgatgaaaaattattcaaaaa agGTCAAAAACTTTGTATGGATTATTTACTAACAATAATTGCTGCAAATCTGTCAGGTTTAATAGCGATATTGGCTGTTCCAGATATATTAGAg aTTCTTgtagattcgaaaaataatattacggtACCTATATCTTACAAACGATACATGCAAacaatattgcatatatacgCACTTCATAAAACGGAATTGTTTAGTCCGGATTTATT gTGGTTCAAAGCAATAAATGCCATCCGATGGAGGCATTCTAATGCTActagaaaaagaattcaaaaaggTCTTAATGGAATATATCAAAAGGACATGGCAATTACGCAATTCGGTTTCATTGGTTATGTTTTCTTGGTTCCGGAAAAGTTGGGAATgacgaatattgaaaaatatttgtcaggTTTCAATCATTATTGGCAAATTATAGGATATTTATTGGGCATATCGGATAG aatgaatatttgtagaaaaacGATAGCGGAGACGAgagaattatgtaaaaaaatacagaatgAGATAATAGCAAAACACTTGAACGACCCGCATCctgaatatatgaaatatgtgaCGAATGTAACGAAAGGAATTTGGTACATGGACGTATCGGTCAATCACGACACTCTTTTGTATTTGACATATGATTTGACAGGGTTAAAAT aTAAGAAACCTCTCTCATGGTACTCATAtctgaatttgaaatatcgtcaatttgtaatatatatgtacg atAAACCGTATATTGGCTTTGTGGTACGAatgatatacaataaaatagtaGTAATAACCTTGTGGATGGTTGTAAACTTTCCAATACTACCATGGATattatttggaaaagaaagaaaatcattaACTCTTTATCCAAATCTGTag
- the LOC725724 gene encoding uncharacterized protein LOC725724 isoform X3 gives MLQRSFKRIPSLLWKTEILIIVDNDISIDSNILDNSIYGIASVNIVSTSGIWKLSDNYLSPRVFYKLDRYEEIKIDENINFRGQELQVCSIYNPPMAYMNHTIRKTINGFEAEVYAMDNDLDWDGIEMRLFLIMAEKLNFTWTIRKPEGNYTYGKRFNETYWIGGIIQMLVDQKVDIAFASIWMTLDQNKFVTLSMPWYDVYLHFLVPRPHRTTSFWALKKPFSKKIWCLLLSALLLHSLYTYVRSWIDSKFPKRYRNFLITFIDLIGYLLSSSVPKTAVPNRVQILLWQTVGWLIIAAYCSSLAARLATWEYESRIDTFKQFVEANLSWGKSGQPPPFDDYFDLSDPHSAQLRNRYRQIENNTQLEKFIMEGNYAILGKIIETCFVPTDYITTESLKNYRLMRESLGHFYASFAIQPRLLKPINKMILWLKESGIVIWHLRDVIRRRGNYNFREVFIERDRYDGSVQVLGLTPLGAGFSLLLVGFFIATLVFCLELKHFVGKMCDLRILINRKHDS, from the exons ATGTTGCAACGTTCTTTTAAGCG GATACCGTCTTTATTGTGGAAAACAGAAATTCTAATCATTGTGGATAATGATATTTCTATCGACTCCAACATTCTTGATAATTCCATTTATGGAATCGCAAGTGTAAATATTGTTTCTACGTCCGGTATATGGAAATTATCCGACAATTACTTGAGTCCGCGAGTATTTTATAAGCTTGATAG atacgAGGAAATAAAGATCGacgagaatattaattttcgcgGACAAGAATTACAAGTTTGCAGTATTTATAATCCACCTATGGCTTACATGAACCACACGATTCGGAAAACGATCAATGGTTTCGAAGCCGAAGTGTACGCGATGGATAACG attTGGACTGGGACGGTATCGAGATGAGATTGTTCTTAATAATggcggaaaaattaaatttcacgtgGACCATAAGGAAACCAGAGGGGAATTACAC ATACGGGAAACGATTCAACGAGACGTATTGGATTGGCGGTATCATACAAATGTTAGTCGATCAAaag GTGGATATCGCGTTTGCTAGCATTTGGATGACACTGGATCAGAATAAATTCGTTACATTGTCGATGCCTTGGTACGACGTGTATCTCCACTTCTTGGTGCCCCGTCCACACCGAACCACAAGTTTCTGGGCGTTGAAGAAACCGTTCTCCAAGAAAATTTGGTGCCTGCTTCTGTCCGCGTTGCTGCTGCACAGCCTTTACACTTACGTTCGTTCGTGGATCGACTCTAAATTTCCAAAAC gatatcgaaattttctaattacttTCATCGATTTAATTGGATATTTGTTAAGCAGCTCGGTGCCAAAGACCGCTGTACCGAACAGGGTACAAATACTTCTCTGGCAGACCGTTGGCTGGTTAATAATAGCTGCATATTGCAGTAGTCTCGCTGCTAGACTTGCAACTTGGGAATATGAGAGCAG GATCGATACGTTCAAGCAATTCGTCGAGGCGAATTTATCATGGGGGAAATCTGGTCAACCGCCACCTTTTGACGATTATTTTGATCTTAGT gACCCACACTCGGCTCAATTGAGAAACAGATATCgtcaaatagaaaataatacgcAACtggagaaatttataatggaaGGTAATTATGCGATTCTGggcaaaataattgaaacctGTTTCGTCCCAACAGATTATATAACGACCGAAAGTCTTAAG AATTATAGATTGATGAGAGAATCGTTGGGACACTTTTACGCCTCTTTCGCGATTCAACCACGGCTATTAAAGcctataaataaa ATGATTCTATGGTTGAAGGAAAGCGGTATCGTCATTTGGCATTTACGAGATGTTATACGAAGACgaggtaattataattttcgtgaAGTTTTCATTGAACGTGACAGATACGATGGGAGCGTACAAGTTCTCGGATTGACGCCGCTTGGCGCCGGATTTTCACTTTTACTCGTCGGATTTTTTATAGCTACGCTGGTATTTTGTTTAGAGTTGAAACACTTTGTTGGGAAAATGTGCGACCTTCGCattcttataaatagaaaacatGATTCATag
- the LOC551208 gene encoding 3-hydroxyisobutyrate dehydrogenase, mitochondrial isoform X2, giving the protein MNIFNLPVICNVAGKRCFSRIGFIGLGNMGSHMARNILKKGYKLIVFDVNESAMSNLTDIGADRASSPAEMAKDVEVIVSMLPSNQHVLDVYNLKNGLLSSAKRNSLLIDSSTIDPFVSQTLAKEAKKLGLNFLDSPVSGGINAAKDGTLTFMVGGSKENFELAKTLLNCMGSRIIHCGDVGMGQAAKLCNNMLLGISMIGTAEAFNLGQKLGLDSKILTDIINSSSGKCWSSELYNPVPGILKNAPSSKNYEGGFGVTLMAKDLGLAQSVATKVEATIPLGSLAHQIYRAIIVQGFANKDFSYVYQFFKG; this is encoded by the exons atgaatattttcaatttgccCGTTATTTGTAACGTTGCAG GAAAAAGATGTTTTTCACGAATTGGTTTCATCGGTTTGGGTAATATGGGTAGTCACATGGCAAGAAACATTTTAAAGaag ggaTACAAATTAATTGTCTTCGATGTTAACGAATCAGCGATGTCCAATTTGACAGATATAGGCGCTGACAGAGCTTCTAGTCCTGCTGAGATGGCAAAAGATGTTGAAGTGATTGTTTCAATGTTGCCATCTAACCAACATGTTCTGGACGTTTACAACCTTAAAAATGGTCTATTGAG tTCAGCAAAAAGGAACAGTCTTCTGATCGATAGTAGTACAATAGATCCGTTTGTGTCTCAAACGTTGGCCAAAGAGGCTAAAAAATTGGgccttaattttttagatagtCCAGTATCCGGAG gtaTAAACGCAGCCAAAGATGGTACGTTAACGTTCATGGTTGGAGGttccaaagaaaattttgaacttGCCAAGACTCTTCTCAATTGTATGGGATCCAGGATAATACACTGTGGAGATGTGGGGATGGGGCAAGCAGCGAAATTGTGTAATAATATGCTTTTAGGTATTAGCATGATTGGTACTGCTGAAGCTTTCAATCTTGGGCAAAA atTAGGTTTagattccaaaattttaactGATATTATCAATTCGAGTAGCGGGAAATGCTGGTCTTCCGAGCTGTACAATCCTGTTCCAGGTATTCTTAAAAACGCACCTAGTTCTAAAAACTATgag GGTGGTTTTGGAGTCACTTTAATGGCCAAAGATTTAGGACTAGCACAGTCTGTTGCGACTAAAGTAGAAGCAACTATTCCCTTAGGTTCTTTAGCGCATCAAATTTATAGGGCAATTATCGTTCAAGGATTTGCAAATAAAGACTTTAGTTacgtttatcaattttttaaaggttga
- the LOC551208 gene encoding 3-hydroxyisobutyrate dehydrogenase, mitochondrial isoform X4, which translates to MLANAISTLDMKTGMTKKGKRCFSRIGFIGLGNMGSHMARNILKKGYKLIVFDVNESAMSNLTDIGADRASSPAEMAKDVEVIVSMLPSNQHVLDVYNLKNGLLSSAKRNSLLIDSSTIDPFVSQTLAKEAKKLGLNFLDSPVSGGINAAKDGTLTFMVGGSKENFELAKTLLNCMGSRIIHCGDVGMGQAAKLCNNMLLGISMIGTAEAFNLGQKLGLDSKILTDIINSSSGKCWSSELYNPVPGWFWSHFNGQRFRTSTVCCD; encoded by the exons ATGCTAGCAAACGCGATATCCACCTTGGATATGAAAACGGGGATGACGAAAAAAG GAAAAAGATGTTTTTCACGAATTGGTTTCATCGGTTTGGGTAATATGGGTAGTCACATGGCAAGAAACATTTTAAAGaag ggaTACAAATTAATTGTCTTCGATGTTAACGAATCAGCGATGTCCAATTTGACAGATATAGGCGCTGACAGAGCTTCTAGTCCTGCTGAGATGGCAAAAGATGTTGAAGTGATTGTTTCAATGTTGCCATCTAACCAACATGTTCTGGACGTTTACAACCTTAAAAATGGTCTATTGAG tTCAGCAAAAAGGAACAGTCTTCTGATCGATAGTAGTACAATAGATCCGTTTGTGTCTCAAACGTTGGCCAAAGAGGCTAAAAAATTGGgccttaattttttagatagtCCAGTATCCGGAG gtaTAAACGCAGCCAAAGATGGTACGTTAACGTTCATGGTTGGAGGttccaaagaaaattttgaacttGCCAAGACTCTTCTCAATTGTATGGGATCCAGGATAATACACTGTGGAGATGTGGGGATGGGGCAAGCAGCGAAATTGTGTAATAATATGCTTTTAGGTATTAGCATGATTGGTACTGCTGAAGCTTTCAATCTTGGGCAAAA atTAGGTTTagattccaaaattttaactGATATTATCAATTCGAGTAGCGGGAAATGCTGGTCTTCCGAGCTGTACAATCCTGTTCCAG GGTGGTTTTGGAGTCACTTTAATGGCCAAAGATTTAGGACTAGCACAGTCTGTTGCGACTAA